CATCCCACCAAGGTTGCACTATAGGATTACGACTTTCAAAAACAAGATGACCACCATTTACAAGCGCACTATTAATAGCGCTTAAGTTCATAAGCCAATCTTCATCATCAAGAAAAAATTGGGCAACGTGACCTGTCATTACAGTAAAATCTGCAATTGAACTTTCTAGTAAATCAGCACTGCCCTCTATCCACTGAACATTTTCACAACCTGTACGTTTCGAAGCTACTTCTAACATTTGCTCCGATGGCTCAACACCAAGAACTTTACAACCGATTTTTGCAAACTCATAAGAAAGCAAACCTGTCCCACAACCAATATCAATAACAGATGTAACATTAAATTGCTTTGCCTTTTCTAAATAAAAATCTTTATACTCATCAATCGAGTTAATTGAGTCATAAATAGCAACAAGTTCTGGATTCGAAAATTCGCTGTAATTTGGTGAAGTGTTCATTTAGATATTCTTACATATAATAATATTTCATTCCGAACTATTTGTAATTCTGGACGTTAAAGCAACTAATCAAAAAGTCGAAGAGTCGATTCCTGTAATATTCTCGTTCATTATAGATGGAAATTGTAATAATTGGATTTAGATTGTATAGTTAACGTCGATAATTCACGCTAAACATACAATCCACTGCATAAAAAGATTAAATCTAGGAATATTGTTACCTATGCCCTGCAACAGGGGTTGATAAT
The sequence above is a segment of the Acidimicrobiia bacterium genome. Coding sequences within it:
- a CDS encoding class I SAM-dependent methyltransferase, with the translated sequence MNTSPNYSEFSNPELVAIYDSINSIDEYKDFYLEKAKQFNVTSVIDIGCGTGLLSYEFAKIGCKVLGVEPSEQMLEVASKRTGCENVQWIEGSADLLESSIADFTVMTGHVAQFFLDDEDWLMNLSAINSALVNGGHLVFESRNPIVQPWWDDSVDIHIDWPSSESRRMVEVGSIGKVEWWMAFLKATGDRVLYENHYQFTKTNKKLVSVNELRFRTQEEIIKSLIETGFRVESIYGDWDKTLATQKTPEMIFVAVKN